From Bacillus marinisedimentorum, a single genomic window includes:
- the ylbD gene encoding YlbD family protein, with protein sequence MSGTVKNGKESIERFKAFVKRHPGLAKEVREDRKTWKEIYEEWYLFGEEDDMWQEFINRKSSIGGSQKKKDEKGSNDFINGMLSSLKKMDMNQMEKHLSSMSGAIGNVQQILEQFQSFKGKSNDDHIRQRPPFRNFRD encoded by the coding sequence CGGAAAGGAATCAATCGAACGGTTCAAAGCGTTTGTCAAAAGGCATCCAGGCCTGGCTAAAGAAGTCAGGGAGGACCGGAAAACATGGAAAGAGATTTATGAAGAATGGTATTTATTCGGCGAAGAGGATGACATGTGGCAGGAGTTTATAAACAGGAAATCATCAATTGGAGGATCTCAAAAGAAAAAAGATGAAAAAGGAAGCAATGATTTTATTAATGGGATGCTTTCATCCCTCAAAAAGATGGATATGAACCAAATGGAGAAACATCTATCCAGCATGAGCGGTGCGATCGGAAATGTACAGCAGATCCTCGAGCAATTCCAGTCCTTCAAAGGTAAAAGTAATGACGACCATATCCGGCAACGGCCGCCGTTCCGCAACTTCAGAGATTGA